A stretch of Methanomicrobia archaeon DNA encodes these proteins:
- the pgk gene encoding phosphoglycerate kinase, whose amino-acid sequence MNNQLRDFLTLDDFDVAGKTVLFRADLNSVIIDGNVQMKERIVENAKTIRELTERNAKVVILAHQGRAGGKEFLPLEQHARLLNTIVDVTYVEDIIGPVARETIKRLENGEVLLLDNVRLLAEETLAKTPEEHSKSIFVQRLAPLADLYINDAFSVAHRAHASVVGFPMVLDAGVGRLMESELSALERAVNNIERPSVYVLGGVKPEEVFDIIEFALESREVDYILTTGGVGNLFMVANGMIPMKVEDQLLESVRRAKDIQRRAGNKIKYPWDLAIELNGKREEIPVDMVKPNQPIYDIGHVTMEKYSEIIKNARTVIMKGPAGYYEREGFADGTRALFKAIAESKAFSLLGGGHTSAAISELGLDRSEMKHVHVSLAGGAFLRYLLGNQLPGLEVLKRKK is encoded by the coding sequence ATGAATAACCAGTTAAGAGATTTCCTGACCCTGGATGATTTCGACGTAGCAGGCAAAACGGTGCTCTTCAGGGCGGATTTGAACTCCGTCATTATCGATGGCAATGTCCAGATGAAGGAGCGGATAGTGGAGAATGCGAAGACGATACGGGAACTTACGGAGCGGAACGCGAAGGTGGTCATTCTCGCACATCAGGGTCGTGCAGGCGGCAAGGAGTTCCTTCCACTGGAGCAGCACGCGCGCTTGCTCAATACCATCGTGGACGTCACGTATGTTGAGGACATCATAGGGCCTGTCGCACGCGAGACGATAAAGAGACTTGAGAACGGTGAGGTGTTATTGCTCGACAACGTGCGATTGCTGGCCGAGGAGACCCTTGCCAAAACGCCGGAAGAGCATTCGAAATCGATCTTTGTACAGAGGCTTGCTCCGCTCGCCGATCTGTACATAAATGATGCGTTCTCTGTGGCTCATCGGGCGCATGCATCGGTGGTAGGCTTTCCTATGGTGCTGGATGCCGGCGTGGGTCGCTTGATGGAGAGTGAGTTGAGCGCCCTGGAACGTGCGGTTAATAACATCGAACGCCCATCCGTATACGTGCTCGGAGGCGTGAAGCCAGAAGAGGTATTCGATATAATCGAGTTCGCACTGGAGTCCCGAGAGGTGGATTACATACTCACCACCGGCGGGGTTGGCAATCTCTTCATGGTCGCGAACGGTATGATCCCGATGAAAGTCGAGGATCAACTCTTAGAAAGCGTGCGCAGGGCAAAGGACATACAGAGACGAGCGGGCAATAAAATCAAGTATCCCTGGGATCTCGCTATCGAGCTGAACGGCAAGCGCGAGGAAATTCCGGTGGATATGGTCAAACCAAACCAGCCGATCTACGATATCGGGCATGTAACGATGGAGAAATATTCAGAGATCATCAAGAACGCGCGTACGGTGATTATGAAAGGTCCCGCGGGATACTATGAGAGGGAGGGCTTTGCAGACGGCACGCGAGCGCTCTTCAAGGCAATCGCGGAATCCAAAGCGTTCTCACTTCTCGGTGGCGGGCATACCTCGGCGGCGATCAGCGAACTCGGTCTTGATAGAAGTGAGATGAAGCATGTCCACGTGAGTCTCGCGGGAGGCGCATTCCTGCGTTATCTCTTAGGGAATCAACTACCAGGGCTCGAGGTATTGAAGCGAAAAAAGTAA
- the gap gene encoding type I glyceraldehyde-3-phosphate dehydrogenase, with protein sequence MITVAINGWGRIGRILFRAALRDKSDLDIVAINSRAAEASWVAHLLKYDSVHGVFAADVQANKDKNTLVVNGKEIKILAETALEKLPWGDLGIDLVVESTGAFRDRKNASKHLAAGCKKVLISAPGKEPDVTIVPGVNDEMYDHAAHKIISLASCTTNCLAPVAKVLNDEFSINRGFMTTVHAYTSDQKLLDGRHKDLRRARAAAMSIIPTTTGAAAALGVVLPPLAGKMDGIALRVPTANVSIVDLVTELGRDVTRDEVNGALEHAAQSSLRGILAVSHEPLVSMDYIGTNYSSVVDAEYTNVIGGKGNFVKVLSWYDNEWGYSCRLVDMMDRIAKLGL encoded by the coding sequence ATGATAACGGTAGCGATAAATGGATGGGGTAGAATTGGCCGAATTCTGTTTAGAGCAGCGCTACGGGATAAATCAGACCTCGATATCGTGGCAATAAATAGCCGAGCGGCGGAGGCTTCCTGGGTCGCACATCTCTTGAAGTACGATTCCGTGCACGGGGTGTTTGCTGCTGACGTGCAGGCGAATAAAGACAAGAACACGCTCGTAGTGAATGGAAAGGAGATAAAGATATTAGCGGAGACCGCCCTTGAGAAGCTGCCCTGGGGCGATTTGGGTATCGATCTGGTAGTGGAATCCACGGGGGCGTTTCGAGACAGGAAGAACGCATCGAAACATCTCGCCGCCGGCTGCAAGAAGGTACTGATATCCGCGCCGGGAAAGGAGCCGGATGTAACGATCGTTCCGGGGGTCAACGACGAAATGTACGACCACGCTGCGCACAAAATTATTTCACTCGCCTCCTGTACCACCAATTGCCTGGCCCCCGTGGCAAAGGTGCTCAATGACGAATTCAGCATCAATCGTGGCTTTATGACCACGGTGCACGCGTACACCAGTGACCAGAAGCTTCTTGATGGTCGGCATAAAGACTTGAGGAGAGCACGTGCGGCTGCTATGTCCATTATACCCACGACCACCGGTGCTGCAGCGGCATTAGGGGTTGTATTACCTCCATTAGCGGGAAAAATGGACGGAATCGCGTTACGAGTGCCTACAGCCAACGTTTCCATCGTGGATCTCGTGACAGAGTTAGGACGAGACGTCACGCGCGACGAGGTGAACGGTGCTCTTGAGCACGCAGCGCAATCGTCTTTGCGCGGTATACTCGCAGTTTCTCATGAGCCGCTTGTCTCCATGGATTATATCGGCACGAACTATTCGTCCGTCGTTGATGCGGAGTATACAAATGTGATCGGCGGCAAAGGCAACTTCGTGAAAGTGCTCTCGTGGTATGACAACGAGTGGGGCTACTCGTGCCGCTTGGTCGACATGATGGACCGGATAGCGAAGCTAGGACTGTGA
- a CDS encoding UbiA family prenyltransferase, which produces MIWKIRAIWEVTRLEHGLMYGFGVLIGIIIAGGRIYEPASIYGLSLVLPSFGATFGFFTALFIQAGTFALNDYCDLKSDIANKRLDRPLVRGELSKKEALLVSISATTLGIIIASFLHPVLFILAVISGVLGILYDLKMKEFLAVSNIYIALTMAIPFIFGGLIVVPNRIDLVLLVLATIAFLAGFGREVMKDIADIKGDALREIKSFARLYGVKQAVRIVIISYVLAVVLSAIPLFSVNTAYYFDLAYLFPVMAADALFLHTSLALWSMHDETGDYDRMRKETLLAIGIGLLAFVSGALW; this is translated from the coding sequence ATGATATGGAAAATACGGGCGATCTGGGAAGTAACGAGATTAGAGCACGGCTTGATGTATGGCTTCGGCGTGCTCATAGGAATAATCATTGCGGGAGGTAGAATTTACGAGCCTGCGTCGATTTATGGGCTCTCGTTGGTGCTCCCATCGTTCGGCGCGACGTTCGGATTTTTTACCGCGCTCTTCATCCAGGCCGGCACCTTTGCGCTCAACGATTACTGCGACCTGAAATCGGATATTGCGAACAAGAGGCTGGATAGACCGCTCGTGAGGGGCGAGCTGAGTAAAAAGGAGGCGTTGCTCGTCTCGATTTCAGCCACTACGCTCGGCATTATAATTGCCTCGTTTCTCCATCCCGTTCTCTTCATCCTGGCGGTAATATCAGGGGTGCTCGGTATCCTGTACGACCTGAAGATGAAGGAATTCCTTGCCGTGAGCAATATTTATATCGCGTTGACGATGGCGATACCCTTTATCTTCGGCGGATTGATCGTCGTACCCAACAGGATAGACCTGGTGCTCCTTGTCCTTGCCACTATAGCGTTCCTCGCGGGCTTCGGCAGAGAGGTAATGAAGGATATTGCGGATATAAAAGGTGACGCGCTGCGGGAAATAAAGAGCTTTGCGCGGCTATACGGCGTGAAGCAAGCGGTACGGATTGTGATCATCTCGTATGTGCTCGCCGTTGTGCTGAGTGCAATTCCGCTCTTCTCGGTCAATACCGCTTATTACTTCGATCTTGCGTATCTATTTCCGGTTATGGCGGCCGATGCGCTGTTTCTCCATACTTCTCTCGCTCTGTGGAGCATGCACGACGAGACTGGGGACTATGACAGAATGAGGAAAGAGACGTTGCTGGCGATTGGTATTGGGTTACTAGCATTTGTAAGTGGTGCTCTCTGGTAA
- a CDS encoding lamin tail domain-containing protein: MLDDIDPLEKTLLGICFGVLIGCLIFGSVFYQYDPRNPIPIWETIGLTNSSSQPHSQQTAQTTTPTPEQTLTPTLSPTPTAIETPTPAPTEENRVYISDLDLQNEWVKITNTGTSPVTLTKWKITDDGAKHTYIFPSFTLSSGATVTLYTRPGSDSATELYWGSGSSIWNVEGDTATLYDASGDLVDQLKA; the protein is encoded by the coding sequence ATGTTAGATGATATAGACCCGCTTGAAAAAACACTTTTAGGCATTTGCTTCGGTGTGCTCATCGGCTGCCTTATCTTCGGCTCTGTATTCTACCAGTATGACCCACGGAACCCCATCCCGATTTGGGAAACGATTGGACTTACCAATAGCTCTTCTCAGCCCCACTCTCAACAAACAGCACAAACGACTACACCTACTCCAGAACAAACGCTAACTCCAACACTAAGCCCAACACCAACGGCAATAGAAACGCCTACACCCGCACCCACCGAAGAAAACCGTGTATACATCAGTGATCTTGATCTTCAGAATGAATGGGTGAAAATAACCAACACCGGTACATCACCAGTAACATTAACTAAATGGAAAATTACGGATGACGGTGCCAAACACACCTACATTTTCCCTTCGTTTACTCTGTCTTCAGGTGCTACCGTAACACTGTACACAAGGCCTGGGTCGGATTCCGCTACCGAACTATACTGGGGAAGCGGGAGTTCCATTTGGAATGTGGAAGGTGACACTGCGACACTCTACGATGCCAGTGGGGATTTGGTAGATCAGTTGAAAGCTTGA